In one Oncorhynchus nerka isolate Pitt River linkage group LG7, Oner_Uvic_2.0, whole genome shotgun sequence genomic region, the following are encoded:
- the LOC115132370 gene encoding tubulin alpha-8 chain-like has product MRECISIHVGQAGVQTGNACWELFCLEHGVGPDGVFNEEDQGPNSRTDPFNTFFHTGSSGRHVPRAIFVDLEPTVVDEVRTGMYRQLYHPEQLISGKEDAANNYARGHYTVGKEIIDGVLERIRKMTDQCTGLQGFLIFHSFGGGTGSGFTSLLMERLSVDYGKKSKLEFAIYPAPQVSTAVVEPYNSILTTHTTLDHSDCAFMVDNEAIYDICRRNLDVERPSYTNLNRLIGQIVSSITASLRFDGALNVDLTEFQTNLVPFPRIHFPLVTYAPIISAEKAYHEQLTVSEITTACFEPSNQMVKCDPRHGMYMACCMLYRGDVVPKDVNAAIQNIKTKRSIQFVEWCPTGFKVGINYQPPTAVPGGDLAKVQRAVCMLSNTTAIAEAWARLDHKFDLMYAKRAFVHWYVGEGMEEGEFSEAREDLACLEKDYEELGRTSTESDDDEAGEEY; this is encoded by the exons ATG AGAGAGTGTATCTCCATCCACGTGGGCCAGGCAGGCGTTCAGACGGGCAATGCATGCTGGGAACTCTTCTGCTTGGAACACGGTGTGGGGCCTGATGGAGTGTTCAATGAAGAGGATCAGGGGCCTAATTCCCGGACTGACCCCTTCAACACTTTTTTCCACACCGGAAGTTCTGGCCGCCATGTTCCCAGGGCCATATTTGTGGACCTGGAGCCAACAGTGGTTG ATGAGGTCAGGACTGGGATGTACAGGCAGCTCTACCATCCTGAGCAGCTCATCTCTGGAAAGGAGGATGCAGCCAATAACTACGCCCGTGGACACTACACCGTGGGGAAGGAGATCATTGACGGGGTCCTGGAGCGTATCCGTAAAATG ACTGACCAGTGCACAGGACTGCAAGGATTCCTCATCTTCCACAGCTTCGGTGGAGGCACCGGCTCTGGTTTCACCTCTCTGCTGATGGAGCGCCTGTCTGTTGACTACGGCAAGAAGTCCAAGCTGGAGTTTGCCATCTACCCAGCTCCCCAAGTGTCCACAGCTGTGGTGGAGCCATATAATTCCATTCTGACCACCCACACCACCCTGGATCACTCCGACTGTGCCTTCATGGTGGACAATGAGGCCATCTATGACATCTGTCGCCGCAACCTGGACGTTGAGCGTCCATCCTACACCAATCTCAACAGATTGATCGGTCAGATTGTTTCCTCCATCACTGCATCCCTACGATTTGATGGTGCATTGAATGTTGACCTCACAGAGTTCCAGACCAATTTAGTCCCATTCCCCCGCATTCATTTCCCCCTGGTCACCTACGCGCCCATCATTTCCGCTGAGAAGGCTTACCATGAGCAGCTGACCGTCTCTGAGATCACCACTGCCTGTTTCGAGCCATCCAATCAGATGGTCAAGTGTGACCCTCGCCATGGCATGTACATGGCCTGCTGTATGCTGTACCGTGGAGATGTGGTGCCCAAAGATGTGAATGCTGCCATTCAAAATATCAAGACCAAACGTTCCATCCAGTTTGTGGAATGGTGCCCCACCGGTTTCAAG GTTGGGATCAACTATCAGCCCCCAACTGCTGTACCTGGAGGTGATCTAGCTAAAGTCCAGAGGGCTGTGTGCATGCTGAGCAACACCACTGCCATTGCTGAAGCCTGGGCCCGTTTGGACCACAAGTTTGACCTCATGTATGCCAAACGTGCCTTTGTGCACTGGTATGTAGGTGAGggcatggaggagggagagttctCTGAGGCCAGAGAAGACCTGGCTTGTCTGGAGAAGGATTATGAAGAGCTGGGCAGAACAAGCACAGAATCTGATGATGATGAAGCAGGCGAGGAATATTAA